CAACGCCTGACACTTCGGGCAGTGCCGATTCCGGCACGAGTTGTACGCGGGGTGCTCGTATCCACAGTGGGTGCACATCTCGAGGTGCCCGCCGAGAGCGGCAGTGCGGCACCTCTCGATGTCGTTCAAGACGCGCCGCTGGTCGGCGCTGAGGCTCACGGTCGATTCGAGCTCGGCGCGGTTTCCGCGTACGATGTCCGCAAGGTCGAAGCGTTTGACGGCCGCCTGCGGGGCGGCCACCGATCAGCGCCTCTGCGGCAGGAGATCGAGCGGGCTTGGCGTCTCACGGAGAGCGTAAGCGAAACAAGCCACTTTCCCAAAGCTGGCGGGCGGCGGGACGGCGTGGCTTGAGGCACCTGCACGGTGGCCGGTGGCCGCGCCGAGCCGGTTTCGGCCCTGGCACGGAGGTTGCCGAACCCGAGCAACCTGCATGCGGGCGCACCGCGGCCTTCGCGCCCCTTGCGCACGTCCTACTCGGCAGCCTCGACGCTGCCGGCACCTCGCCGAAGCACGCGACTCTGCCAGTACGGAGGTCCACGAGCCGGGGTTCGCTGCGGCACGTCCGTCGGCTCGCCGATGCCTCGCAGATAGCGAGCGACGCTCTTCGGATCGGTGACGATCGCGAGCAGCTTCATGCTCCCCGCAGCATGGGCGTCAGCACGTCGAACCCAAATGTCCTCTTCAGGAGACCCGGCCCACGGGCGGTGGGCGCCTCGACGCGGCCTCTCGGGCATGGGCGCCGCGTTCTCCGTGGGACCACCGCGGGCTTCCGGGGCGAGACGGGGCCGGAGCTTGCTCGCCGACGCGAGCACGCCCGCGTACCGAACGGTGTGAAAGCGCGGCGCGGGTACCGACGCCGCGAGGCGGCTGAGGAGCGAGAGCGGATCCATGTCCACCGCCACGGTCCCGTCGGAGAAGGGCTTCTTGAGCGTGATCCTCACGAGTCCGTCCGGGCCGCGTGTCACCCGTTCCTGCGCGACTGCGGGACGCAACACGTACTTCAACAGCGCCTCTCTGCCGGCCACGTCGTGCCCGCCGGCGCGCGTCGCCGCGTGAAGCGTGAAGCCATCGAGCGCGACGCACAGCGGTCGCTCGAACACCATCCCCCGTCTCTCGAAGGGCAGCGCGCCGCGGCGCCACTCAGGACCGGCGGGCGGCGTCGTGCCCGATACGGCGGACGCGGCGAGCACAGCCAGACCGTCGCCCTCGCCCTCCGCGTCGCCGTCCTCGAGGAGAAGGCCCCGACGACGAAGGTACTTCACCATCCGGTCGCGCGTACGCTCCAGCACCGCCGCCACGTCCCGCGTCGACAGGTGCCCGACCGCGCGAAAGTCGAGCTCCTCGCCCTTGTCCCGATATGCGC
The Myxococcales bacterium genome window above contains:
- a CDS encoding transposase, with the protein product MHAVFLDGAYRDKGEELDFRAVGHLSTRDVAAVLERTRDRMVKYLRRRGLLLEDGDAEGEGDGLAVLAASAVSGTTPPAGPEWRRGALPFERRGMVFERPLCVALDGFTLHAATRAGGHDVAGREALLKYVLRPAVAQERVTRGPDGLVRITLKKPFSDGTVAVDMDPLSLLSRLAASVPAPRFHTVRYAGVLASASKLRPRLAPEARGGPTENAAPMPERPRRGAHRPWAGSPEEDIWVRRADAHAAGSMKLLAIVTDPKSVARYLRGIGEPTDVPQRTPARGPPYWQSRVLRRGAGSVEAAE